A region of Osmerus eperlanus chromosome 9, fOsmEpe2.1, whole genome shotgun sequence DNA encodes the following proteins:
- the LOC134026663 gene encoding type-1 angiotensin II receptor A, with the protein MEDNLSISYHDWWKERNSMDLSLPVVLYFNCSHIHSYGRVVIPPLFHTLALIGILGNLWSLCLCLRPMRPWTIGSIGVLNLALCDLAYLTSMPPRALQVYSNYDWSMGRTLCILSSMLHFVGLTSSTMFICAISVDRFMAIMFPLESRMVRTPRNAALVSGLLWAITVLLIYLSYPNIVYWERKSGLRYCGVIVTSDRMSVGATYSLLSYYCIQVSVPLLLIIPSYIKIIARMKQSRQQWAACGIITQGRDKTIWLIAVFIANFLVCWVPGQLLHIVACIIFFTVYDRTNMCRVANVVNILVEISQLLYCLNACLDPIIFHIQERAAKRICMALVCPVRWWSNSIWRSNKKNLVPPPSVSVVKVKV; encoded by the coding sequence ATGGAAGACAACTTAAGCATCTCCTACCATGATTGGTGGAAGGAACGCAACAGCATGGACCTATCCCTTCCTGTGGTCCTCTACTTCAACTGCTCCCACATACACAGCTATGGCAGGGTGGTCATCCCACCACTCTTCCACACCCTGGCCCTGATTGGCATCTTAGGGAACCTCTGGAGCCTGTGTCTCTGCCTGCGGCCGATGCGACCCTGGACCATCGGTTCTATCGGCGTCCTGAACCTGGCACTGTGTGACCTGGCCTACCTGACCTCCATGCCCCCCCGGGCCCTCCAAGTCTACTCCAACTATGACTGGAGTATGGGTCGCACGCTGTGCATCCTAAGTAGCATGCTGCACTTTGTGGGCCTGACCTCCAGCACCATGTTCATCTGCGCCATTAGCGTCGACCGCTTCATGGCCATCATGTTCCCACTGGAGTCGAGGATGGTGCGGACGCCGAGGAATGCAGCGCTGGTTTCGGGACTGCTGTGGGCCATCACCGTCCTGCTCATCTACCTCAGCTACCCCAACATCGTGTACTGGGAGCGAAAGAGTGGCTTGCGTTACTGCGGGGTCATAGTCACCTCTGACCGCATGTCCGTAGGAGCCACctactccctgctctcctactACTGCATTcaggtctccgtccccctcctGCTCATCATCCCATCCTACATCAAGATCATTGCCCGCATGAAGCAGTCACGCCAGCAATGGGCCGCGTGCGGCATTATCACGCAAGGCCGTGACAAGACCATCTGGCTCATCGCCGTCTTCATCGCTAACTTCCTGGTGTGCTGGGTGCCAGGGCAACTGCTCCACATCGTCGCCTGCATCATCTTCTTCACTGTGTATGACCGCACCAACATGTGCAGGGTGGCCAACGTGGTGAATATCCTGGTGGAGATCTCGCAGCTGCTGTACTGTCTGAACGCCTGCCTGGACCCGATCATCTTCCACATTCAGGAGAGGGCTGCAAAGAGGATCTGCATGGCTCTGGTGTGCCCTGTCAGGTGGTGGAGTAATAGCATCTGGAGGAGCAATAAGAAAAACTTGGTACCGCCACCCTCAGTCAGTGTAGTCAAAGTCAAAGTTTAG